Below is a genomic region from Alphaproteobacteria bacterium.
GGAGAGGTCGCGACCAAAGGGAGCGGGTGAGGGATATTTTGCAATTTTGGAGAGATGAGTATTTGTTTGGCAATGCTTAGATTATGGCATGATGGTGTTGCTCTTTGTAAACGCTTTAAATACCCCTCACCCGTCGCTGCGCGCCGACCTCTCCCACAAAGGGGAGAGGCAATTTTATTTTTCGTCCCGTAGATTGGGGGCTCTAGACATTGCCGCATAATCTACGTAGTTGCTGATTTAATGTATGGAAATTGTAATGGATAGAGTTGTAGTAATCACAGGTCCAACCTCTGGCGGTAAATCTGCATTAGCGCTTGATATGGCTTTGAAAGACAATGGTGTAATCATTAATGCAGATGCGTTGCAGCTTTATAAAGATTTGCCCATTTTAACGGCTTGTCCTAATGAGCATGAAAAAGAAAAGGTGCCACATAGACTTTACGAGGTTTTAGATCATACAGAACAATGTACAGCGGGTATTTGGGCTGGGCTTGCTGCAAAAGAAATTGAAACTGTTTTACATAATGGACAAAAACCCTATGTAGTGGGGGGGAGTGGTTTTTATTTAATGGCCTTGATTCAAGGTCTTTCTGAAATGCCAGATTCTGATCCTGAAATGCGTGTAAAACTAAAAGATGATCTTCAGATTTATGGTCTTGATTATATGTACAAACAATTGGAATTGTATGATCCTATTGTAGCTGCAAAATTACATCCTCATGATCAACAACGCATTATGCGTGGTTTGGAAGTTTATCAAACAACATTAAAACCACTTTCATATTGGCAAAGTCTGCCTAAGAAAACGTTTCCTTATACATTTGACGTGATTGTTTTATGTCCTGAAAGAGAAAAATTATATCAAAATTGCAATACGCGTTTTCTTAAAATGTTGGATATGGGTGCGATTGATGAAGTGAAAAACTTAATGCAACAAAATATAGCTGAAACAGCAAGTGTAACTCAGGCTCTTGGATATAAGGAGCTAAAATTATATATAGAAGGTGGTTTAACTTTAGGGGAGGCGATCGAATTAGCCCAAATAAAAACCCGACAATTTGCAAAACGTCAAACGACATGGTGTCGACATCAATTTACAAATGCGCATTGGATTGAACCTGTGTAAATGCACATATTAAATGAATTCGATATCTTTCAATCTTCGGGAAGTTCTATTCGAATATAATCAAGTTTCTTTGTACTGGGATTCTCAATTTCTAATTTTAAATGTCTGCAAGGTTTATATGCATCTTTTGGCAGATTAATAAAACAGTCGATATTTTCTTCACAAAATAAATTTTCTTGTTCTTTATCAAAAATATATAATTTCAAACGACGTAATTTTCTTAACAAATTACAATAAAATTTAATAGAATCACCATGAAAAATATTGAGTATATTATGTTTATAATATTCTGCAATAAAATAGTTTTCATTTTTTACTTCTTTGACAAAAAACATCATACAGATAGGTCCATCTAATATTGCTTCTATTGCATTGGTTACAATAATAGAGTCAATCCATAATCCATTTTTCAAAACAACTAAGTTTTTATTTTCTTCATCATACATATAGGTGAATTCAGGCGGATGATTCTGAGATTGTTGTTTTTCAAAAAGATAATCATCTTTATATTGATCAGAAAATGAAGCGTTATTTGTAAGGAATACAAACATAAAAACTAAACAATGTACAATATTGAGTCGCAATTCAAGATTCTCTTAAATTATTTCAGATGGTTACGGATTCACCATATTTAAATCACTGAAATATAAAGTCAAGGCAAAATTATACGCTTAGAGCGATTCATAATCTTGCCTTTTTAGAACATAAAATTATTGAGCCCATTCTATTGATGTTCCGCGTTTGCGTAATTTTTCGTCAATCCAATTTTTACTCATGGCAATAGGTGCAAAATAGGTTTTATTAGGTATTTGATAATCAGCGCCAAAAAGCATAGCATATTGATTGTCAGGCATTTGTTGTAATGATACGTGGGTATGAGAAGAGTTTACACCTTTTACGACGAAACGCTCATTTTCATTTAAAAGCAAAGCACCGCCTGAGTCACCTTGAACGACTGCGACAGGATCAATGATCTCTGTGTAATCTGAAGGATACAAAAACAAAGTTTCTGAATGACCTTTTGGATAAGGTTGAATTGAAGCAAACGCAGATTTTTGTTCATCAAAAGATATTTTGATGTTCCCTGTTTGTCTTTTCATAAATTTAAATGCATCTAACGGTTTATTTTCCTGCAAGCTGTTAGTTAAAAGTAAATTATTTAAAGCCATAAACTTTTCATCTTTATGTTCAAGTGTACTGACATCATTTGATTGTATTTTATTGTTGGTAGCCATAAATCCACAAGCAATTAATTTTGCTTCTGCTTCGATTGCTGGTACTGGTTCAGATGCTGAAAGATTTGCAAAAACATCAAGGCCTTCAATTGCTTCGTTTAAAAAAACAAGGGCTGTATCATATTGTGGTTGCGCAGTCGCACCAATTTCACTTTCAAGCAAAGTTCTGTTTGATTCAATATCTTCTGTAAAGCCGATATCTTTAATTAATGAATTCGGAGGATTTACATATGATGGATGAATAACCCAATGTGCGGTATATTTTTTTCCTTTTATAAATAATTCAGTTTGGAATCCAGAAGTTTTTAGTCTTTTAGATTTTGCCTTATTTTTGACGTTTTCATTAATTTCATGAGCACAAGTAAGAAGTACATTTGGTTGAATGGCAATAAAAGAATGATACATAATATTTTGTACTATTCCCTCTTTAAATGTTGCAATTCCAGGTAAAACATAGGGGAAATCTTTTTGTATCTCAGCTTCCATTTCTATTGTTCTATCACTAAATGGCTTTCCATCTATTAAAACGTGACGCATCGCAAAAGAAGCATTTATAAAAGAAGACAAAATAATTGTAAGTGACAGAAACGATTTAATTTTAGTCATTTTTTAATCCTTAATGTACAAAATTTAAATTATATTAATTATCATACAAAAAAAATAAAAAAACAAGTAAAAAATGTGTTAAAGTTTAATAGAAGCAATCAGAAATTCTTTATTTCCATTGGATCCTAAAATAGGACTTTCTGTAACACCCAAAATTTTCCAATTTTGTGTTTCAAGCCAAGTAGAAACATCTTGAACTGATTTTTCGTGTAAATCGGGTTCTCTTACAATCCCACCTTTACCCACAAAACCTTTGCCGACTTCAAATTGGGGTTTAATAAGCGCTACAAGCCACGCATCTTTTTGCGCAAAAGTTAAGGGTGTTTCAAGTACTTTGATAAGACTTATAAAGCTTGTGTCACAAACGATAACATCAACTTTTTCAGGGATTTCAACACTTGTTAAGGCGCGTGCATTCATACGTTCAATATTGATAACGCGCGAATCGTCTTGTAATGAGAAATCAAGTTGGTCATGCCCAACATCAATGGCATAAACTTTAGAAGCGCCTTTTTCAAGCAAGACTTGTGTAAAACCACCTGTTGAAGCACCAACATCCATACATATTTTGTCTTCAGGTGATAGATTGAAAAATTGCAACGCATAATCAAGCTTTAATCCCCCACGGGATACCCAAGAATGTGTCTCCCCTTTATAGTCCAAAATCGTATCGGCAGGAAAAAGTTCTCCCCCTTTTTCGATGCGGACATCACCATGAAATATATGGCCATCTTTGATAAAGGCTTGGGCCTTGCTTCTGTTTTCTGCAATGCCCAATGTTACTAAAAGATGATCGGCACGCACTTTTTCGCGAATTTTTATCTTTAGTTTTTGGGGTGGTTTTGGTCTTAATGGTGTTTTAAATTTAAACATTAAATATCTTTCAAAATTGATGCTAACGACCTATTTATCGACGTTTTTCAAGGTTTGCGAGAATCATTAGACATCTCACATGAAAATTAACATTTTTATTTTTTTTATGCTACAAATTTAACTTATTTTAAAAGTGTAATTTTCAAACGGGTATATATTTTTATCTATCTTTATTACATAAAATAATAAAGTTAAAATATGTATTTTGTTTTGAATAGAATTGAAATTAATATTGATATACTGTATGTTATGTGGTATAAGTAATTTTTTTTATTATAATTTGGTGTGTTATGTTTCGTTTTTCAATATCTTTCGTATTGTTTTCATTTGTTTTTTTTCAATCAGTTTTTGCAGGTTTTTATGAAGGTGTTAACCTTTACGAGCAACAAAAATATCGTGAGGCCTATCAAGAATTATATCCATTAAAAGGGGGTAATATTTATGCTCATCCTTATATTTTAGATCTATATAAAAATCATGCAGGTGCAATTGATGGACGAAGCATGCCATTGTCTTCTGATGATTTGATTTATTTAACCGAGACATCTTCTTTGCCTGCAAAGGGTAATTTAGCAGCTTCTAAGATTTATATAAAAATCTCTAATAAGCTTAAAGCGCATAAAGGGAAGAAAAAAGTAAATACAAAAAGTGATCAAAAAGAACTTGAAGCTTTAAGAATTGAAAAGATATCGAGAGCTCAATATCTTACAGGAAAGCTTACTTTCGAAAATAAGATCGAATCTAAAGATCTTTTTTTATCGATAAAAGACCCATTATACAGAAAAGATGTAACGATTCATAATTATTATTTTACAGCGTCAAGTAATGGTGACATTGACGCTATAAAAGCTTTTATGTATAAAATTGAGTTAATAAAAAATGCAAGGAAAAAAGAACAATTTAAAAATGATGTTTATGGATCAATGAATCCAGGTGTCGGTGAAAAATATTTTAATAATTTTTCTCTTATGAACAAGTTGATATGTAAAAATGACGACATAAATTCTATTGCTTCCGTTTATACATTGCTACTGAGACTTGAAAAAAATGGTAAGGATCCATCTTTTTATTTGAGTGCCCTTCTTAAAGCGGCTTCATGGGGAAGTGAAGAGGCGCAACTTAAAATAGTTAATTTATTGTTTGTGTCATCTTGTGAAGATGAGACGTTGAATCCATTTAAATATATGAAAACGCTGGAAGAGAATATTCTTCAAATTAATTTAACGGTAAATACTTCAGATCACTTAATAACGTTGCTTCATTTTTTAGCATATAAAAATCATTCTAAAATGCAATTTTATTTAGCGATGCTTTATGATCCAAAAAACGAACATTGCACATTTCGTAAATCTGAATTAGACGCTGCAAATATGCAAAACAATAAATATGCGCACACAATCAATATAAATACAAATAATGAAAAAGCTTATTTTTGGTATGATCAAGCATCTAATAATGGATTCTTGGATGCTAAATGTCTTTGTGCAATTCGTTTATATAAAGATCTTTATGATGAAACTCAAAAACCATTGCTAAATCTTATGAAATTGGCAGAACAGAGTGAAAAACTTGTATCAATGTGTTATGACGTTTTTTTTAATATTTCTGATCACAATTCAATTGATAAAGAAGCATTTAAAGGCATTATTTTAAGAAAATGCTTTGATATATATATTAGACTTTTTAGTTATTTAAATATAAATGCACAACAAAAACTCTTTGAAATCATTCGAAAAGGTTCTGAAGGTGAGATCGATGAAGTGCATTGCAATGAAATTATGGCTGAAGCACATTTGAAAGAATTATGTAATTATAAAAAAGATTTTCATAAAATTATTCAATATTATACAAAAATAGCATCTAAGTCCGAAATTGCAGGTAAAAACTTAGCATATATTTATATGTTTGGGGATGTTGGTTTTAATGTTACGCAACAATCAAAAAAAACAGCAGAAAAAATTTGTTTGGATTTGTTAGAACGCCCTGAGTTTAAAGATGATGCAGATTTAATGTATAAATTAGCCGTATTATATGATGAACTTTATGAGTCTGTTGAAGAAGGATATAATCCTGAAAAAGCATTGTATTATTTGCTAAAAGCAGCACGTTTTGGTAATTTAGATGCTATGACTGCGATTGGCATGAAGTATTTTATGTCTCAAGATAATTATTTCGATTACTATAAGCAGCAGATTAATGAAGATGAAGCTTTTAACTATCTTAAAAACGCTCATGATGCAGGTGTTGCACAGGCAAGTTTTATTTACTCTATGTTAATGATGTCGGGTTATTCAAAAACTGTTCCTAAAGATCTAAAAAAATCTCATCACATTCTTAATGATCTTTCTAGTAAAGATGAGGGTGAGGCATCTGATAATGCTAAACTTATGCTTGGTTTTTTTGAGGCGCCAGAACAGATTGATTCTTTAAATTCAGATTCTGCTTTAATAGTATCGGAGCAACCTTACGAAGTATCTAAAGCGGATAGTGAGTTTAAAGAAACAATTCAGTCCATAATGACAGAAATAGAACAACATCCTGATCAATCTGAAGAGATATCATCGGACTCAGATAATGAAGATGATTCTGTTGAAAATCCAACCATAATTATAGAAACTCCAACAGATTTGGACGCGTATCAAGATATTGATCCTGCTGCAATTCATAGAGCACATCAAGCTCGAAAAATAGCTATATCTACTGAAGATGAGCCCGAAGTTAATAATGGGCAAATTGTAGTGCAATCTGAAAAAAAGCTCAAAAAAAAGAAAGAGCAAAAATTGCTTGATAAATTTAAAGGTTCTTATGTATCAAAAGCATCTCATGCACAATTTATGCGTCTTATGAATGTGTTAGGTAAGGAATATAAAACAAAAATGACGCCATCGAAAGGATCAAATATTAATTTTGAGGTGGGTGATAATATTTTGAAGATGCATAAGCCAGCTCATTCAAACGTAGGTAGGATTGGGTTTGGGCGATCAAAAAGTATTAAGGATTTGTTAAGTAGCATTGAAGGTGATGACGTTAAATAAAGAAAGAGGCATCTTTTTTGTAAGATACTTCTTCTTTTGTTTTGAAATTATTTCAAAAACGTAACGATCTCTATCTTTTAAAAAGAATGTAACTACTCAGGGGGGGCAATTTAAACATCTGCTCTTCTTACTTCCCGCGGCCATATCACTGTATAAACCCCACCCTCTTCCTATGTCCCGCGACTTGTTCGCGGGATCCAGAAAGCGTTCAAAAAGTTCCGATAAAGGATTTTCTTTACACTTTTGCATCATGGATCCCGCGGACAAGCCGCGGGACGTAGGAGGAGGAATGGTAACCGTCCATTTATAGCGTTTTCAAGTCATTTGACTATAAATCAATGATCCAATGATTGAATGATATGCTCGCACATTTTTTTTGCATCACCAAAAAGCATCATTGTATTGGGTCTGAAGAAAAGCTCATTCTCGACACCGGCATAGCCTGACGCCATAGAACGTTTAACAAATAAAACAGTTTTTGCGCGATCAACATCCAAAATAGGCATCCCATAAATAGGGCTTTTGGGATCTGTTTTGGCTGCTGGATTTGTTACATCATTGGCCCCAATGACAAAAGCGACATCGCTCGATGCAAAGTCACGGTTGATTTCATCAAGTTCTAATACGTCGTCATAAGGTACATTTGCTTCAGCCAATAACACATTCATATGGCCTGGCATACGACCTGCGACTGGATGAATTGCGTAACGTACTTTAATGCCTTCTTTTTTAAGCATGTCGCCCATTTCGCGTAATGTATGCTGCGCTTGGGCGACAGCCATTCCATAGCCTGGGACGATAATAACTGAACCTGCATTTTTTAAAATAAAAGCAGCATCTTCGGCACTTCCTGATTTGACGGGTTTATCCGCATTAGAACCTGCAGCTTGTGTAGATCCGCCAGAATCACCACCGAATCCGCCCAAAAGAACGTTGAGGATTGATCTGTTCATGCCCTTACACATGATATAGCTAAGGATGGCACCAGATGAACCTACAAGCGCGCCTGTGATGATTAGTAGGTTATTTGTGAGCGTAAATCCAATGCCGCAGGCGGCCCAGCCTGAGTATGAATTAAGCATGGATACAACCACAGGCATATCGGCGCCACCAATAGGCATGATCAGTAATAAACCAAGTGCAAATCCAACGAGTGCTATTGCCCAAAAAACAAAAGAATTTGGAACAATGGTGAAAAGAATGATAAGGCCTAAAAGTGAAAGTCCTAAAAGCGCATTTAATTTATGTTGTCCACTAAAAATAAGAGGATTGCTAGAAAGCAAGCCTTGTAATTTGCCAAAAGCAATGATTGATCCTGTAAAGGTAATGGCACCGATTGCGGACCCTAAACTCATTTCGATAAGGCTAGATGCGTGGATATGACCGATTTCGCCAATGCCATAAACATGTGGGGCATAATATGCTGCAGCTGCAACGCAAACGGCCGCTATACCTACGAGAGAATGAAAAGCTGCCATTAATTGCGGTAAAGATGTCATTTGAAGTCTTTTGGCGATAATGGCACCAATGCCACCTCCAACAGCGATTCCACCAATAATCAGGATGTAGGAGGAAATGGAATGACTGAAAACGGTTGTAAGAATCGCGATAAGCATCCCAGCCATGCCGAACATATTGCCTTGTCGGGCTGAATCAGGGGAGGATAATCCACGTAATGCCATGATAAAACAAATAGCTGAAACGAGGTATAAAATTACTGAAATTGATGAAGCCATAATCGTTTCCTATTGCTTTTTCTTAAACATGTCGAGCATGCGTTGCGTGATAATAAATCCGCCGAAAATATTAACCGATGCCAAAACGATCGCGATAAAACCAAAGAGTTTAGAAGTACCCATGAGGTCAGGTCCCATTGCGATGAGTGCGCCTACAATGATCACGCTCGAAATAGCATTAGTGACCGCCATTAACGGCGAATGCAAAGCGGGCGTCACACGCCAAACAACATAATAACCAACGAAGCATGCAAGGATAAAAACAGTTAAGCCCAATAAAAACGGACTTGTTGTTTGATTTTCCATGGGTATTTGCTGCGCTTGCATCAATAAAGATTTCACTTCGCCTGATAGATTTTGCGTTTCTTCGGATAGAGTTGATAATTTTTCAATGATATCTTTGATGCTCATGCGCTTAATCTTCCTTCAAAAGAGGTTTTGTCGTCTTTGTCATGATCTGCATTTGTATTATCTTCATTTGTGGGGGCTGGTGGTAATATTTCAGCCTCAACAGCTTTTGATTCATCGTTTTTCGTTGAATTTTTTGGATTTGGACCGCCAAAATCTGGATGAATTACGTTGTGCTGATGTGTCATAAGCGTCGCTTGAATAATAGGATCTTCTAAATCTATTTTAAGATTTTTAGCTTCTTTGTCCCATAGAAGTTCAACAAAATGATATAAATTACGTGCATAAAGACGGCTGGCATCTGATGCTAATCGACCAGGTACATTCAGATGTCCCATAATTTTAACATGATGTTTATGAACAATTTTGCCTGCTTCGCTTATAACGCAATTGCCACCACGTTCAACAGCTAAATCAACGATCACACTACCGGGTTTCATGTTTTTGACCATATCTTCAGTCACAAGAATTGGCGCTGGTTTGCCAGGGATAAGGGCTGTGCATATGACGATATCAATATTTTTTAAGACATCGGCAACTTTTTGCATTTGACGCTTTTTATAATCGTCGCTCATTTCTTTAGCATAACCGCCTGATGTTTCTGCAGATTCAACAGGTGCTTCAACCTCAACAAAAGAAGCGCCAAGGCTTTCAACTTGTTCTTTTGCAATGGGTCTTACGTCAAAAGCGGAGACAATCGCCCCTAATCTTTTTGCGGTTGCAATCGCTTGTAAGCCCGCAACACCTGCGCCAAGTACAAGAACACGTGCTGGTGGAATGGTGCCAGCGGCCGTCATCATCATGGGGAAAGCGCGTCCAAATTCTGACGCTGCATCTAAAACAGCTTTGTAACCTGCGAGATTACTTTGGGATGACAGCACATCCATGGATTGCGCCCGGCTAATGCGTGGGATAAGTTCTAAGCTAAAGCTTGTAATGTCTGATTTAGCATAATCTACAAATTGATTAATATCCGCGTAAGGATCTAAAAGGCCAAGGAGCGTCGCATTTTTTTTATAGAAGGCGACTTCGGAAGCAGAATTTGTATCCAAAAGGGGTGATCTTACATGCAGAATAAGATCCGCATTTTCAAGAGTTTCTTTTGGCGTGGCTTTGATTTCAGCGCCAAATTTTACATAATCTTCATCTAAAAATTGAGATTTAAGACCTGCATCTTTTTCTATACAAACAGAAAACCCTAATGATAAATATTTTTTGACAGTTTCGGGAGAAACAGCAACGCGTGTTTCATTAAACCCACGCTCTTTGAGAATCGCAATTCGCATAAATCACCTTTTCAGATCATGCATTTATAAACTAGGCAATAATAAAGTGAGTTGTTCAGAATTGCAAGTTTAGCTTATAAGGTTTTGTTTTGGTCGATATCTTGATTTTATGGTTATGTCTTAGTAGGTTTGAAATAACTATCTAAAATATATGGAGAAAACAAACATGAAGTTTAAAATATCATTACTTGCACTATTGGTACTCATAAATTGGAGCATAAATGTTGCAGAAGCCGGGAAAACAAAATTTGATGCTGAAAATGTTGCTGAGGAGAAAGATGTTAAGAAAATTAAAACAGAGGATACCTATGAAGATGATATAGGTGAAAAAAAAGAGAATGTTAACAATAATATTTTTGCTATAGAAGATCCTGTTGTTGAGCGGCAAAAAATAATTGCGCAGGTTTCACAGGAAGCTAATATAAATTTATTGAATTGCTTTACTTATGGCAAAGATGAGTGTCCAGATGATTTATATGATTATTTATGTTTAAATGGTGCAAATGCTGATAATGAAGATCCTTCTTATGAAGAAATAGATAGATTTGAATTATTTAGTTTTACTGGTTTTATAATGGATGATTTGAAATCGCATCATAGTAACTATATTAAATATTTTCCTTGGATTAAAACGCTTTATTATGAACCAGGGTTAAAAAATGATGATTTTTTATCTAAAAACAATGAAATATTAGAATCTTTGTTTTCTAATTTGAAACAACTGGAAATATTAAAAACAATGTTGCTTTCTGTTTATTTAAAAGAAGGTAAGCAGAATTTAATTTTACCTGATAATGTTTTGTTAATGAAAAATCTTGAACATCTTGAAATTCAATACGCAAATTTAAGTGATGAGGAGATATCAAAAATTGCACAATTGAAAAAACTTAAGCGTCTTTATTTAGGTAGTAGTAAAATGAGTGCGAAGGGTATAAAAGAATTAGCGTATCATCTTAAGGATCTTATGTATCTTGATATTTCGTCGCATGAATTGGATGAAGAAGGTATACAAGAAATTAAGAATTTTAAAAATTTGATTAATCTTGTAATGCCACGAAATAAAATAAACGTTGATGAGGTCATAAAAATTTTCGAAAATCTTCCAGATCTAAGATATTTTGATTCTAATATTGGAACATTTGAATTAGACAAGACAAAAGAAGAAATTTATGAGGATAATAAGCCAACTTATGCCACTAAAATTTCTGAATCATTCTATCGAATTCATCTGGGTGATACTCCAGAAAATCCAGAAAATTATCATCTATTGGATGGTGGATTTAATAGACTAGAGCCTGAACAAAAAGAATTGTTGATTGATACATGGTTTAAGACAAGGCGTTCAAACGTTCAATTGTTAGAAAATAATTCTTAATAACGTGACGTGATGTGCAGCTACTAAAAGAGTGACTGCACATGTTTTAAAATTAAATATGATTGAAATACTTTAATATGCATCTTCTGGATCATATTCTTCTGATTCAAAGCCATTTGTTTCATCGATATCT
It encodes:
- a CDS encoding NAD(P)(+) transhydrogenase (Re/Si-specific) subunit beta, which produces MASSISVILYLVSAICFIMALRGLSSPDSARQGNMFGMAGMLIAILTTVFSHSISSYILIIGGIAVGGGIGAIIAKRLQMTSLPQLMAAFHSLVGIAAVCVAAAAYYAPHVYGIGEIGHIHASSLIEMSLGSAIGAITFTGSIIAFGKLQGLLSSNPLIFSGQHKLNALLGLSLLGLIILFTIVPNSFVFWAIALVGFALGLLLIMPIGGADMPVVVSMLNSYSGWAACGIGFTLTNNLLIITGALVGSSGAILSYIMCKGMNRSILNVLLGGFGGDSGGSTQAAGSNADKPVKSGSAEDAAFILKNAGSVIIVPGYGMAVAQAQHTLREMGDMLKKEGIKVRYAIHPVAGRMPGHMNVLLAEANVPYDDVLELDEINRDFASSDVAFVIGANDVTNPAAKTDPKSPIYGMPILDVDRAKTVLFVKRSMASGYAGVENELFFRPNTMMLFGDAKKMCEHIIQSLDH
- a CDS encoding TlyA family RNA methyltransferase, whose product is MFKFKTPLRPKPPQKLKIKIREKVRADHLLVTLGIAENRSKAQAFIKDGHIFHGDVRIEKGGELFPADTILDYKGETHSWVSRGGLKLDYALQFFNLSPEDKICMDVGASTGGFTQVLLEKGASKVYAIDVGHDQLDFSLQDDSRVINIERMNARALTSVEIPEKVDVIVCDTSFISLIKVLETPLTFAQKDAWLVALIKPQFEVGKGFVGKGGIVREPDLHEKSVQDVSTWLETQNWKILGVTESPILGSNGNKEFLIASIKL
- a CDS encoding NAD(P) transhydrogenase subunit alpha, whose protein sequence is MSIKDIIEKLSTLSEETQNLSGEVKSLLMQAQQIPMENQTTSPFLLGLTVFILACFVGYYVVWRVTPALHSPLMAVTNAISSVIIVGALIAMGPDLMGTSKLFGFIAIVLASVNIFGGFIITQRMLDMFKKKQ
- a CDS encoding Re/Si-specific NAD(P)(+) transhydrogenase subunit alpha, whose translation is MRIAILKERGFNETRVAVSPETVKKYLSLGFSVCIEKDAGLKSQFLDEDYVKFGAEIKATPKETLENADLILHVRSPLLDTNSASEVAFYKKNATLLGLLDPYADINQFVDYAKSDITSFSLELIPRISRAQSMDVLSSQSNLAGYKAVLDAASEFGRAFPMMMTAAGTIPPARVLVLGAGVAGLQAIATAKRLGAIVSAFDVRPIAKEQVESLGASFVEVEAPVESAETSGGYAKEMSDDYKKRQMQKVADVLKNIDIVICTALIPGKPAPILVTEDMVKNMKPGSVIVDLAVERGGNCVISEAGKIVHKHHVKIMGHLNVPGRLASDASRLYARNLYHFVELLWDKEAKNLKIDLEDPIIQATLMTHQHNVIHPDFGGPNPKNSTKNDESKAVEAEILPPAPTNEDNTNADHDKDDKTSFEGRLSA
- a CDS encoding tetratricopeptide repeat protein — its product is MFRFSISFVLFSFVFFQSVFAGFYEGVNLYEQQKYREAYQELYPLKGGNIYAHPYILDLYKNHAGAIDGRSMPLSSDDLIYLTETSSLPAKGNLAASKIYIKISNKLKAHKGKKKVNTKSDQKELEALRIEKISRAQYLTGKLTFENKIESKDLFLSIKDPLYRKDVTIHNYYFTASSNGDIDAIKAFMYKIELIKNARKKEQFKNDVYGSMNPGVGEKYFNNFSLMNKLICKNDDINSIASVYTLLLRLEKNGKDPSFYLSALLKAASWGSEEAQLKIVNLLFVSSCEDETLNPFKYMKTLEENILQINLTVNTSDHLITLLHFLAYKNHSKMQFYLAMLYDPKNEHCTFRKSELDAANMQNNKYAHTININTNNEKAYFWYDQASNNGFLDAKCLCAIRLYKDLYDETQKPLLNLMKLAEQSEKLVSMCYDVFFNISDHNSIDKEAFKGIILRKCFDIYIRLFSYLNINAQQKLFEIIRKGSEGEIDEVHCNEIMAEAHLKELCNYKKDFHKIIQYYTKIASKSEIAGKNLAYIYMFGDVGFNVTQQSKKTAEKICLDLLERPEFKDDADLMYKLAVLYDELYESVEEGYNPEKALYYLLKAARFGNLDAMTAIGMKYFMSQDNYFDYYKQQINEDEAFNYLKNAHDAGVAQASFIYSMLMMSGYSKTVPKDLKKSHHILNDLSSKDEGEASDNAKLMLGFFEAPEQIDSLNSDSALIVSEQPYEVSKADSEFKETIQSIMTEIEQHPDQSEEISSDSDNEDDSVENPTIIIETPTDLDAYQDIDPAAIHRAHQARKIAISTEDEPEVNNGQIVVQSEKKLKKKKEQKLLDKFKGSYVSKASHAQFMRLMNVLGKEYKTKMTPSKGSNINFEVGDNILKMHKPAHSNVGRIGFGRSKSIKDLLSSIEGDDVK
- the miaA gene encoding tRNA (adenosine(37)-N6)-dimethylallyltransferase MiaA; translation: MDRVVVITGPTSGGKSALALDMALKDNGVIINADALQLYKDLPILTACPNEHEKEKVPHRLYEVLDHTEQCTAGIWAGLAAKEIETVLHNGQKPYVVGGSGFYLMALIQGLSEMPDSDPEMRVKLKDDLQIYGLDYMYKQLELYDPIVAAKLHPHDQQRIMRGLEVYQTTLKPLSYWQSLPKKTFPYTFDVIVLCPEREKLYQNCNTRFLKMLDMGAIDEVKNLMQQNIAETASVTQALGYKELKLYIEGGLTLGEAIELAQIKTRQFAKRQTTWCRHQFTNAHWIEPV